The genomic segment AACATCGAGGCAAAAACACCAGCAGAGGGATGTTGGCTTCTGCCGCTTCGTCGCGTCATAGCGTTGTCCCAAGTCCAGAAATGCTAGAAAGATATTAATCCAGGGAATGAAAATGGTACACCGAACAGATGCAAGAACGGAAAGAATTTTAATGTGTCGCCTCGTAGAAGAGCTTACACTGTTTGTGTCGATCGCTTTCGGAATTGTAATTTTGACACGAGCGCCAGGGAATCGCTCCGGCTCATAATCGACGTGCAACTCTCTCAGAGCCGCgagagcatgcagagaaatTGGACTAGAGAAGGTGTAGCTACCAAGGATGTTTGACACTCGGAACCGAGTCATCGATACTTTGTACTTTGTTAATGGATGGCGCTGCAGCCGCCTCGCGATCTTCTTCATCGTTCGCCGGAGCTCCTCCACTGAATTTGCGCCTGTTCCCATCATCTTTCCGTTACTGGAGACACAACAGAACAGCAAGAGAACACAGAGCAAACCCTATGAACGGGGTAGCTTTCGCAGAACTATACTGACGTAGTCACGCAGCAAACGCTCCTACAGAGCATGTACTTACGCCTGAATCAAGGAGCTGTCAGACTCACGCAGAACGCAGCAAGTGCGGCACTCTCTGCGTAAAGTTTACGGAGGAACAAGACTTTCTTCACACCCGACAGAATACGCTGCAGTATGTCTGTTCTAGTCGACCCTCCCCTGTATGTGCGTGGAGCGTGATTCAGGCGTCCATTTGAGAAGCGTTTCTGAATTTTCGAACTTCGATGTAGCCAGGGGCGCGAGTTCACCAACAGGTGCAGGGGCTCGACCACACTCAGTGCGACAGAGCAAACAGCCAGTTCAGAAAAGTCTCGTGTGTTGGGGACAGTGCAGTTCAGTATCAGAAGAGTGGTGCGGTACCACCTGAGGCATACATCCGTAGGTGAAGAGTTTCTGGTCCCTGTCCTACCTGAAAATGTTGATGGAAGCAATGCAGTTTGTTCGGCATCGGACATCCACACGGACACTGTGAAATTCCTCAGGATTGTATACGGAATTTCCTAGAGCGCGGCATGCAACGTCCAGATCGATGTTGCAGTTCAGCTGGCAGAAAGCCATGACGTTGTGGACGAAAAGGACGCCcacttcgccttcctcctcttcttgcaCAGGAGGGTTGGATGTCCCTTCATCAATgaggccttctctctcggcgaTTAATTCGCggttctcctcgtcctccgtCGCCGACCACCCGCCCAGCCCCGTGGGTGCGGGTGCGTGCACAAACGGTGCAGCTCCGCGGTGCTGACGAGTGGTCGCCATGAATAGTAATTCTATGAagggacgacgcagagatGCGCCTCCGGGAGGAAGTCCTGAGGAGCGAGTGAAGTGTGAGGTGCCTTGCACAAACCGTCGGAAGGATGGAATGGCATGGTCACTCCTCAGGCGACAAGGGATTCACGAATCAGCACGTCGCGCGGTGTCTCGTATCCAGAGCCAAAATGAGAACCTATGTTTTGCGATCATGAACCGACAAAACGACGACGAATAGATGGAAAGCTAAAAAAAACGGCCGCATGCATAGGAGCAGCAgccgaaacgaagaagcggcatCTGATGAGCCACAAGGCGGGATTCGGTGCACATACGCTCTGACTAGACCGCTAGAACCGGCCTCCAACTAGGCGTCTTGTGGCGACAAACACGCGCCAGACAAAACACAGCTGAAACGCGACATTCGTGAGTCCAATTACGGCACATCTTGAAGCGGGCAACGAAGGCGAAATATCTACACTCGATTAAGACGATGTAGCTGCACGTGGCGACCCGCCCGGTTGCACACGTTCCCGACGCAACCACGGTCCCCCCTCACAACAGATCTGCTTTTGCGTTGTAACCATTTGCAGCATATGAAAAGGAATTATGTGGCACTTCAAATTCCGCCATGCAACTTGGTCCTCACACGCCCGCTCTTTCTCGGACCCCCTGGTAGGGTTCAGCTTCTTGAAcacaagcgcatgcaggtaACAGTTCGAAGCGGTGATGACGCGGAAGCTTTTTCGTCATGTGTTTTTTAATATGACACCGCTTTCAGTTCAAACGTGTGTTTCTTTCATTTCAGGGGGTGGCTAACCAAGGAAATGCAACGTCACACTGCACGTGTTAGCGTCGTGTGCTACTGCCTCACCGGACAGCCACACGTCTCATGATTACTGTTCGCTGAAACACGCAACAATACGCGGAGAGTAAGGGCTGACAaacagacaagaaaacatcatgcttctcttctctccttcctcctcatcACCTTTGCATTTTTTCTCGTAAAAGTCTTCACAGACCTCCATGTTTCGTCTTTTAGAGACTGTCTGCAGCAAAGGGGGTTCGAATCCCGACGCActcgttcttcttcaaaTGGCGGGCTTTTGAGCTGCGGCTGCTTCCACGACCTTATCAGTCCGTCACTACCGTTCCGCTTGACACACTGCTCGGCGAGGCTCAAAGTCAAAACTTCGAAACGGGGGTTGTTATCTCACGGTTTGATGGGGATCCTCCACGAGAAGCTGCTGCGCGTAACTCCGTGGCACTGGTTGAAATGCCAGTGCAGCATTCATTTACCGAAAAGCGTAGGTGCTAGTGGCAGAGATTTCACTATCGAACCCCGTTGTGACACCACTTGGAGTAAGCGCCGTGTGGACTTTGGCGGCCTTTGCGACTACGCTTGCCATAAACATGCCTGCCACAGGAAGTGACACAGGTTCGATGGCCGAAGAGGTGCTGGCTTCTACAGGGTCGAAGAGTGTGGCAGGGGTGGTTATTCGGCAACAGATCTAGAAAAGCTGAAGGCTTTTGTTTGTGCATCTTTTGCCCTTTCGTTGCCTTCGCTCACTCGGAGAGTTGGAAAATTTTCACCCTAGAACCACGACTCGGGGTTGTCTAGAGACTTTGAGGCCGGATACAAAGGCATCTAAACATCGGAGCGGACGGAAGTTGAATGCATCGCTTTGCAGAGCTGTAACTTTTGTTATATAAAGTCCACGTCTGCCACAGGTTGTCAGGGCTGCTGCTTGTGTTCTTGAATAGTTCTGCAAAAGGTCGCAGAGAGCTAATTCGCAGGACAGTTAACAGCAATGTCATGCCTCCTTTATTCGTCGTAAACCCGTTCCCTCTGAATCTGTAAACAGTATCCATCTATACAATAAATAGGTAAAATCCCCGTTTACCATCCGGCGTTGCGAAAAAGAGCAGCTAGTAAATCGTCTCTTTCCGTCGTTCCAGAATAAAGAAAGGACTCCTTGTGTTGCCACCAAAATCTCCGCATAGCAGGACATTTGCTGATGAGTAGAGTGGAGCGGATTTTTGCCGCGTTTCCCATAAGCCTTCTCTATGAACAACATGGCTGGGACACTTTTGCAATCTTAGGCATGCGGAAGGGTTCTTGCACGCATCTGCATCTAAGAACTTGTGCAGAGATGCACCTGCTTCCGAGTTTTTCCAAATCAGGGTGCCGCGGAAGCATGCGATCCCCACGCTAGCAAAGAAATCACTTCGTATGAAGTTTATCGATTACCATTGCCTAAACTGAACACGAGCGGTACCATGCGTTTAGATTCAAAATCAACCCTGAAAGTATTTATACATGAAGTTTGTTTCCCCTGCTAAGGAAACTCTGAGATCTTGCAGGAAACTGGGGAATAATTTGTGGACACAAACTCGGAACCTGAGAAGTGCTTCCCGCAGTCACTTCCGACTGAATTGGCTGTGAGCCTGTGGAACACAACCGCGACTTGCtgtttctccgccttcgACGATTCTCGGACACGATGCAGTTACACATTCCTTTCGAAATCGGTATGATTCCTTTGTGAGCTGAAGGCGCTTCTAGCTAGGCAATGTGTGAGGCTTTGCCCTTACTGGGCGAGGATCTCGGAACCCTGTAACAGTCCAAATGATGCTTCTCTTGAGAAACAGGAAATAATTGGAGAACTAAGCCCGTTCTTTCACCCCGTACAtacctgtttcttcttttgcacAAAGCGATATATCGGGGATCGTCGATCATTTAAACGCAAAAACACCCTTAACGGCTTTTTCGTGCAGGGACTCATTCAGTGCACAAAGGAGGGTACAAGGCAAAGAACTGGCTCGGTAGTCGAAGGAACTGATGAACCACGTGTGCAGtaaaaaacggagacacccccATTTATTTTTCACTAAGACTGCATCGTCACCGATGAATTTACCAATTTTCTTAACATACACGCACTCTTCCCCAGACGTTGCTATCGATGTTGCCTGACTCTCACAAGATGACACAAGCGtttcagtgcatgcacgcgttaATAGAACACGTAGGCGAGTCGATACCAAGACAATTCAGCTGGTTTTGTCTCCTTACTCGAGGaatctcctttctctttcgtatTTGACTTAACCGACGTCTTGAAAAAGTTCCATCTTCCACATGTTCCGTACTGGTGCGCTTGTATCTTTGGTGTTGGTCTTGTGGCGCCAGAGCCGGCCAACCTCCCCGCCAGCTGTGATATTTCGTCGAGGAAAAGCTCCCGGTGTATGCACTGCTAAAGCCACGTTGATTTTCAATTAATAAATCCGGCAGTCTCCTTTTCAAAAATGTCGCGTGAACGTTTCTGCAGAAGCTTTGCCAAGGCAGGTCCGATGTTACCCTGGCAAAGAGGGCGACGAGAAGCTGGGATCTTTCGCTCGTTGTGAACCGACTATCTAAATCGTTTCTGCTTAACGCTTCTGATGTTTACTCATTTCCCTCCACTGTTTGACAACCCCGTTCTTCGATGTGAAATGCTCTTATCAGTTGGGTCTCGCGACCTCTAAGAACTTGTTGCTTTTCCCCTCCTGGTGGTCTGTACCACAAAACGCGCAGTTCCAACCGGAGTGCGCCTTGCAAGGCTCTTGCTCTCGCTTCCTGAACCAACAGAAAGAATTACCGATCTGGTTTAGAACTCAGCGTTGCCTCAGATTCTTTGCCGGGGTGAACATGTGGGACACAACTGAAGACTTTGAcacggaagaggagactggaGAGGTGGACGATGAACTCGCTGTGAACCAGCTGGTGTCAAAGctgtcctcgtttctctcctccgtcgaacggagacagcaagtTGAAAGTGGACTCGCagaaaggaggcgaaaggagaTTCGGGGACTTCAGGGCGTCCAAAACTCTGCTGGGAATGTGCTCCACTCATACCAGGAAGATGGGGTTCTCTGGCTCATTGACCATTACCTCAATGGTGTCGGCGCAATTGTCGCCGACGAAATGGGTGAGCAGCTTTGGAGAATGGAGGCCTGTGTGACCGCAGCCATCCAGAGAGACACTTCAGTTAGCGGGAACGGTTAACTGCTATTCCAACGAAACAACAGTTCGTAACGCAGTTGTAGAGGAGGACCATCTCGATAGCTGATCACCTTCAAAACTGAGAAGCGTGTCAGTGCTCGTCCCGCCGCTCTCCCAACGGATCGTCTTTCCTGTTGGTGTAAAGGAAGaacggacagaagaaggaggtcCAGGCTGTGCAGTTTAAAACGCACTTGCGTACCGGTTACTTGGCATGACGCTGCCGCTGCACACCAAGCGGTGACATTCCCTTTCTGACGCTTCCCCTCTTCACAAAGCGCTTGATCGCCCACCACTCATGTCCTGCAGAAATGTGGGGGTGAACGTTCCGTGAGCTCTTGCGTACAGACAGCGCTGAGAAAGCGCATGTGTTCATGACGCACCGTGTCTACAAATGCGTCGCTTTTTGTTGCCCATGCTCATATACACTACGAGAAACACCAGTAATAAAactttctcgcctttgccTGTacgcgctgtctctcgccaacaaagaacaaaggagagaagacgttTCCCTCGACGCATTCTGCGCCTGATAGAAGCTCCACTCAGCCGAGTGTTTCGCAACTCAACTCCTCTCGTGACTTGTAGCCGTGTTTGCCTGTTTCCCTGTGTTTTTTCCGCGCTTCCAGGCCTGGGTAAAACTCTGCAGAGCCTCGCGTTTGTCTGCTGGCTGAACGAAGTTCGGAAGGCAGGGCGTCCTTCCCTCGTCGTCTGTCCCCTCTCTGTTGTCAGCAGCTGGGAAGCCCAGTTGCGCGATTTCATTGCCACTGCACCAGCTTATATTCGGATCGGCGAAGAAGGGACAGAGCAGCACAGATGGCGACCGAGTCAACTGAGAACTCTCACCTACGTCGGctctgcagaggagagacacagacttCGAGAGAAAATCGCTGACTTCATGATTCACCAGGTCCTGTTCGTAGAAACGGTGACGCCACGTGCATTTCCTTACGTGTTCTCCGGCTTCCTGCTTGCTCGAGTGCACACCGAATATCGAAAACAAACTTGGAAGAAGTTTTTGACGGATTCTTTTGAAACGTGGAAGCGTGAATCAAATTGAAACTGCCCTGCGTTTTTCCGGTGCCAGGATCAAACTTGTAAATTTTTACCTGTCGGAACCAAATTGCGTGGAAAATTAGGACTCGCATGAATTCTGCGTGGGAAGCTGTCAAGTTTTCATGTCTTTTGTGTGCTgggctctgtctcttttcaaCGGGCGGAGGCCTCAGCAGGTTTACGTTTCCTCCTAGCTCGTCACTTTCCAAGAGTGGTTCACTTGCTTTGGCTCTAGGCGttcgcttcgtctgccttcaCTGCGCTCAGGAATACTCGCAGGAGACTCCAGCCGGGGAGTCGTGCCTTGAGGGAAAAATGAAAGGAACCCATCCTGGGACgggtgtggagagagagactgaacCTTCGGTCGCAACGACACTGGAGTTGTTGCTCTGTTcgttttgtttctctccatccagcgtctctctgtcctctcgtTTTCGTTCCGTCCTAACTGTCTAGGTGTGATCGGTGTGTCGTCACATGTCTCcgtttgtctgtctctgtctccttttcacaGAGCCCCCAGGCTGCCGTCGGCCGGAACCAGGCGGCGCCGTTCGACCTACTTCTTACCACCTACGAAACGCTGATGTGCGAcattcccttcttctccatgttTGAGTGGGAATGCATTTTCTTCGACGAGGCCAGCCGGCTTAAGTCAAAGACCagcaaacgaagaaacgtTTTTCTCCACCGGCTCAGGCGCCAGCACGTCGTTATGATGACCGGGACGCCGGTCGAGAATAATCTCGAGGTACGTTTCCTGtgaacaagagagacgaaccgCGCCGCGCCTTGGCTGGAAGTGCACCGACGTTCCAGGCGGATTCACTGACTCAAAGTTCAAGTGCGAGCAACTGTATGCTCTCTATCTGTACACGCCGAGGGACAGCGGAGCCAACACGTAGATTATTTTCGCTTGTCTTGAAATCATCCAATACTTCCAGCCGTCCTTCAAGCGGGTGCACAAACGGCAGATTGGAAAAAAAATCGGGGAGTAAAAAGGGAATTCGAGGAACGCGAAGCTAGTCGCCAGCGAATGAAAGGAGAGACCGAggcaggaagacgaagaagccacATAGCAAAGGATCAATTCCGAGGGTGACGGGTGGAGATGCTACAAGAGATCACCCTCGTAGACTCACGAGCAGGTCGCTGTTGACTGAGCATGCGCTTAACCGTAGGCGTTGATACCTTTTCCAGTTCTTTGTCGACACTTGTCACGGCTCGCGTGTCTGCGTAATTTTGCCTAAATCATGGAACGCTGACACTCACTGTCGCTCCAAAGTGGGGCGAGTTGTGGCCGAGGtccccttctcctttcttcttcgaaaTTTCTCATCGTTCGTCCAGTGGCCCTTGAACTGGCGTATCTCGGCGTTGTtatgttctctcttccgcttcaACGACTCGCGTGTTTCATGGCTTTGCTGGCATTTGTTGTCTGCGTTCGCTTTCTCTATATATCGTCTCTCGTGGACCTCGTTCTGCTCGGATTGGACGTcccgttcttctccgctgtggTTCCCTCTGTGTCGGGGCTCCTGGCTCTTCGCCGTCGGCAGGAGCTCTGGTCTCTCCTGCACTTTGTTCAGCCCAGCGTCTTCACCAGTTCAGCGGCCCTCGTCAGTGCCTTTTGCTCGCTCCCTCCTTCCctgagagaggcagaagacgggaggaagagggatCTGCCGCGTGTGCAGCGCGTCAACAGAAACAAGGACCTGCTGCAGAGACTAGTGAAAGTCTTTATTCTCCGGAGGACTCTCAGCCAGGTaagcagacgcatgcgcaggtGAACTCAGCTCAACGCAGATGTCTTTGGCAAACTTCACACACTCCACACGCTGATCTACGCGcgcttgtgtgtgtgtgtgtactcTTCGAGTCTTGGCTTCAGTTAACTTGTTGGTATTTCCTTCACCGTGCCCACTAATTCAGTTCTTCCTGCCTTGCGGTTCCACGTCTTTTCTGCCGTCTTGCGGTTCGAGACTTCTTCCCCATATTCGTTTGCGCTCACTCTCGAGGGTTTCGAtcctctcgtccttttcttttcttcttcctcagtgGCCCAGGGGTCTCGTCCGTCCGCCGCCACCTTCCTGAAAGACCGGGCGTCGCTGCTTCGTCAGCACCGCTGTAGCGTCGCTGTCAGTTCTCcggtttcctttccttcggttctgcctcttctgacgggtgtgtttctcgctgctctgcgcgtcgtctcttcctgcttccaCGTGCGGTATTGACGTATAGACCAACTATCGAAGGCCTCCCTTCCCCAACGTTTTTCGCGTCCTTTCTCAGGTTCAGGCGAGTTGGTCGCTGCCTTCCTTGATCGAACtcgttgtctttcttcctctcacgccactgcagagacgcctctACTTCTGGCTTCtgacgagagagcgagaagcccTAGAGGGGGTCGATGAACTCAGCTCTGCATTTGACAAGGCAAGGCCACCAACAGGCGTTCCGTTCTCGCTTTTCATTTTCTTGCGTTTCAGACGGCAGGACCGCCAGTGACTCTTCGCCTCATTTTCTCGTTGTTCGTCCCTCTCCGCGTCTGTCTGAGAGCAAACGGCGTCGCCAGTGTTGTCTCAGAGACGAGGGAATGCTGCGTCTGCCTTTGTCTGGATTCATTTTCATGTTCTTCACTTGCTGTCCCTTCTCCCTTGGGAGCGTCTCCTGGCGGTCCACGAGACTTAATTATCGCATGGTTGGCAGAGTGCATGAACATTTCGATTCACAAACTCTTTTATCCTAGTACATctaaagagaaagagacttGGCTGGAGAGAGGCCGCTTCGGGTGGCGGGGGTTTGGCAAACCACGACCTTGTTTCAAGCACTGAGATGATCGATTAAGAACTCACAGTTTTCTGGAAACATGCACACCTAAGAACGAAACAGTGTCATTTAAATCTGGCATCAGGAACCGCAAGAACCACGGAGAGAATCGAGTCGAGAACTCAGAGGCCTTCTTGACGACTCGAAGCGGGCATCCAGTGCAGCGAAACAGATCGTCGCTCACATGAAAGgcaaggcgaggagacgcgcccATGCATCTTTTCGGCTCTCTGTGGTCTTCGCCTCACACCTGCGGATGGCATCTTCTTGTCTCAGTTGCTCCGGTTCTTCAAACAAATATACGATGTTTTCAAACACAGTAGAAACAACTCAAAATGTTTCGTCTCCGAGCGTCCCGTCTTCCAGTTGTCGCAACGTACAGATCTTCGA from the Toxoplasma gondii ME49 chromosome IX, whole genome shotgun sequence genome contains:
- the TBP1 gene encoding TATA-box binding protein TBP1 (encoded by transcript TGME49_291080~Gene product name based on ToxoDB Community Expert Annotation.), producing the protein MATTRQHRGAAPFVHAPAPTGLGGWSATEDEENRELIAEREGLIDEGTSNPPVQEEEEGEVGVLFVHNVMAFCQLNCNIDLDVACRALGNSVYNPEEFHSVRVDVRCRTNCIASINIFSNGKMMGTGANSVEELRRTMKKIARRLQRHPLTKYKVSMTRFRVSNILGSYTFSSPISLHALAALRELHVDYEPERFPGARVKITIPKAIDTNSDANETEKAATGGAWASQTGSSQTAQDSKGKEEVVTLQLFSTGNVTLTGGRSVESMEYALQCVLPFLQQCQVANGTS